From one Lycium ferocissimum isolate CSIRO_LF1 chromosome 5, AGI_CSIRO_Lferr_CH_V1, whole genome shotgun sequence genomic stretch:
- the LOC132056408 gene encoding uncharacterized protein LOC132056408 isoform X2 produces MDGVASSWDFNCNLEVDLGSEENAQIVYTALAVDKELQPDKVKRHMSVSNGKLSVNFEAVEARFLRASFSAFVDVLTLATKTIEEFGPKKE; encoded by the exons ATGGATGGTGTGGCGTCTTCATGGGACTTCAACTG CAACTTGGAAGTAGATCTTGGATCTGAAGAAAATGCTCAGATTGTCTATACTGCATTGGCTGTTGATAAGGAG TTGCAGCCTGATAAAGTGAAGAGGCATATGTCTGTATCTAACGGGAAGCTTTCAGT GAATTTTGAGGCTGTTGAAGCAAGATTTCTTCGTGCATCATTTAGTGCATTTGTAGATGTACTCACACTCGCAACAAAAACCATTGAAGAATTTGGTCCAAAGAAGGAATAG
- the LOC132056408 gene encoding uncharacterized protein LOC132056408 isoform X1 has translation MVWRLHGTSTGVNFMRYTFCSNLEVDLGSEENAQIVYTALAVDKELQPDKVKRHMSVSNGKLSVNFEAVEARFLRASFSAFVDVLTLATKTIEEFGPKKE, from the exons ATGGTGTGGCGTCTTCATGGGACTTCAACTG GAGTGAATTTTATGAGGTATACTTTCTGCAGCAACTTGGAAGTAGATCTTGGATCTGAAGAAAATGCTCAGATTGTCTATACTGCATTGGCTGTTGATAAGGAG TTGCAGCCTGATAAAGTGAAGAGGCATATGTCTGTATCTAACGGGAAGCTTTCAGT GAATTTTGAGGCTGTTGAAGCAAGATTTCTTCGTGCATCATTTAGTGCATTTGTAGATGTACTCACACTCGCAACAAAAACCATTGAAGAATTTGGTCCAAAGAAGGAATAG